In Archangium violaceum, the following are encoded in one genomic region:
- a CDS encoding MFS transporter, with product MGALQLLRGHREFRALWLARVISFAGDSLSLVALMLHVADTTGQALAVSLLLLTGDFAPSLLSPITGAISDRFDLKRVMITCELVQGALLLLIALALPPLPLLLALVAARAVAGQVFQPASRAAVPALVSGDGLETANSTLGFGTNGAEALGPLLAAALLPLVGIRGVLLVDAASFLVSAAILASIRSMPSTLAGESNPPSLLHQARSGLGYILSAPGVRVIALGFCAVVAFNGVDDVALVLLAKETLRAGDSAVGLLLGAVGMGLLLGYILLARYGARASMAALLLLGFAVSSIGNLLTGLSWAVSAAFAMQGVRGVGLAAMDVASNTLLQRLVPPEMLGRVFGNFYGAIGVAAALSYVGGGLLLDATSAPVTLLIAGVGGTVATLATALALPAALRKNNIPSPSGRGTG from the coding sequence GTGGGTGCACTGCAACTGCTGCGCGGTCACCGTGAGTTCCGGGCCCTGTGGTTGGCGCGAGTCATCTCCTTCGCCGGTGATTCGCTCAGCCTGGTCGCGCTCATGCTGCATGTGGCGGACACGACGGGCCAGGCACTGGCGGTTTCCCTGCTGTTGCTCACCGGAGACTTCGCGCCCTCGCTGTTGAGCCCGATCACCGGGGCGATCAGCGACCGGTTCGATCTCAAGCGGGTGATGATCACCTGCGAGCTGGTCCAGGGCGCGCTGCTGCTGCTCATCGCGCTCGCGTTGCCCCCGTTGCCGCTGTTGCTGGCGCTGGTGGCGGCGCGAGCGGTGGCCGGACAGGTGTTCCAGCCCGCGTCCCGGGCGGCGGTGCCGGCGCTGGTGAGCGGTGATGGGTTGGAGACCGCGAACTCCACGCTGGGATTCGGGACGAACGGAGCCGAGGCCCTGGGTCCGCTGCTGGCGGCGGCGCTGTTGCCGCTCGTGGGTATCCGAGGCGTGCTCCTGGTCGATGCGGCCTCATTCCTCGTTTCGGCGGCGATACTCGCATCCATCCGGTCGATGCCGTCGACGCTCGCCGGGGAGTCGAATCCGCCGTCACTCCTCCATCAGGCGAGGAGCGGCCTGGGCTACATCCTGTCGGCGCCCGGGGTGCGGGTGATCGCGCTGGGCTTCTGTGCCGTGGTCGCGTTCAACGGGGTCGACGATGTCGCGCTGGTGCTGCTGGCCAAGGAGACGCTGAGGGCCGGCGACTCGGCGGTGGGGCTTCTGCTGGGCGCGGTGGGAATGGGGCTGCTGCTCGGTTACATCCTGCTGGCGCGTTACGGAGCACGCGCGTCGATGGCGGCGCTGCTGCTCCTCGGGTTCGCGGTGAGCAGCATTGGCAATCTCTTGACGGGGCTGAGTTGGGCCGTCTCCGCGGCGTTCGCGATGCAGGGTGTGCGAGGGGTTGGGCTGGCGGCGATGGACGTCGCGAGCAACACGCTGCTCCAGCGACTGGTGCCGCCGGAGATGCTGGGCCGGGTCTTTGGCAACTTCTACGGAGCGATCGGAGTAGCGGCCGCGTTGTCCTACGTGGGGGGAGGCCTATTACTCGACGCCACCTCGGCGCCGGTGACGTTGCTGATCGCGGGAGTTGGGGGAACAGTGGCAACCCTCGCCACGGCGTTAGCGCTCCCGGCAGCATTGAGAAAAAACAATATCCCCTCTCCCTCTGGGAGAGGGACGGGGTGA
- a CDS encoding lytic polysaccharide monooxygenase: MRTPNTGMSRAAVIGVTTLGAMLAPLDAALAHGGMTYPATRTYACYLDGKAGGQGGDLQPTNPACIAAVAEGGKNPLWNWFGNLISNAGGRHREIIPDGKLCGPTALFDAYNMAHADWPTTTLQAGSTITIRYNAWAPHPGTWYQYVTRDGWDPSQPLKWSDLEPVPFDTVTNPPINGTGPEGPEYTWTAQLPAGKSGRHIIYSIWQRSDSAEAFYNCSDVVFDGGSQQPDIEAPTTPGTPVVSGVTGTTAQLTWSAARDNVGVTGYEVYRLVGSTSERVASPGGTTVLLTGLTPSTSYTYSVVARDAAGNRSSASAAVSFTTTATPPAGDCKVAYSEPNKWSGGFTGNVTITNTGTSAISGWKLLWDYTGGQTVTNGWSAKVSQLGTTVTAENEAWTSTIPPNGSVTFGFNANAPAAHHLPVPSEFILNGTLCATP; this comes from the coding sequence ATGAGAACGCCTAACACTGGAATGTCCCGTGCCGCTGTCATCGGTGTCACCACCCTGGGCGCGATGCTCGCGCCGCTCGACGCGGCGCTCGCCCACGGCGGGATGACCTACCCCGCGACCCGGACCTATGCCTGCTACCTGGATGGCAAGGCCGGAGGGCAGGGGGGAGATCTGCAACCCACCAACCCCGCCTGCATCGCCGCCGTGGCCGAGGGTGGCAAGAACCCGCTCTGGAATTGGTTCGGCAACCTGATCAGCAACGCGGGCGGCCGGCACCGGGAGATCATCCCGGATGGCAAGCTGTGCGGACCCACCGCGCTCTTCGATGCCTACAACATGGCCCACGCGGACTGGCCCACCACCACACTGCAGGCCGGTTCCACCATCACCATCCGGTACAACGCCTGGGCGCCGCACCCTGGCACCTGGTACCAGTACGTGACCCGGGATGGGTGGGATCCGAGCCAGCCCCTGAAGTGGTCCGACCTGGAGCCGGTCCCCTTCGACACCGTCACCAACCCGCCCATCAACGGCACCGGCCCGGAGGGCCCCGAGTACACGTGGACCGCGCAGCTGCCGGCCGGCAAGAGCGGCCGCCACATCATCTATTCCATCTGGCAGCGCTCGGACAGCGCGGAGGCCTTCTACAACTGCTCCGACGTGGTCTTCGACGGGGGCAGCCAGCAGCCGGACATCGAGGCGCCCACTACGCCCGGCACGCCCGTCGTCAGTGGCGTGACAGGCACGACCGCCCAACTGACCTGGTCCGCCGCGCGCGACAACGTGGGAGTGACGGGTTACGAGGTGTACCGGCTGGTTGGCTCCACCAGCGAGCGGGTGGCCTCGCCCGGTGGCACCACCGTTCTCCTCACCGGCCTCACGCCCTCGACCTCGTACACCTACTCCGTGGTCGCACGTGACGCCGCGGGCAACCGCTCCAGCGCCTCGGCGGCGGTCTCGTTCACCACGACCGCCACTCCGCCCGCCGGAGACTGCAAGGTCGCATACTCCGAGCCCAACAAGTGGTCCGGCGGCTTCACCGGCAACGTCACCATCACCAACACCGGGACCAGCGCCATCTCCGGTTGGAAGTTGCTGTGGGACTACACCGGCGGTCAGACGGTCACCAACGGCTGGAGCGCGAAGGTCTCCCAGCTGGGCACCACGGTGACCGCCGAGAACGAGGCGTGGACCAGTACCATCCCGCCCAACGGCTCCGTCACGTTCGGGTTCAACGCGAACGCTCCGGCGGCCCACCACCTGCCGGTTCCGTCCGAATTCATCCTCAACGGCACCCTCTGCGCCACTCCGTAA
- a CDS encoding glycoside hydrolase family 9 protein, with the protein MMRKHLLATPAALLMGFTSVVSPLAVHAETFNYGEALQKSIWFYEAQRSGPLPATNRVSWRGNSGMRDGADVGKDLTGGWYDAGDHVKFGLPMAASATLLAWSVYEYGDGYQQSGQLNAILDNLRWVNDYFIKAHTAPNELYGQVGHGGTDHAWWGAAEVMQMARPAYKIDASCPGSDLAGETAAAMAVSSIVFRASDPAYSATLLTHARQLFSFADTYRGKYSDCITDAQSYYNSWSGYWDELSWAAAWLYLATNESSYLTKAEGYTSYWGSEGQSSNWSYKWTQNWDDKHFGAQLLLARLTGKAVYKSSMERNLDYWSTGYNNERVRYTPGGLAWLDQWGSLRYAANASFLAFVYSDDIADSDPSRSTRYRDFASRQLRYMLGENPRNSSYVVGFGVNPPRNPHHRTAHGAWADSLSSPAESRHILYGALVGGPDASDAYVDDRSNYVSNEVATDYNAAFTGALAKMYLLYGGTPDPSFPQRETPNTDEFYVEAGINVSGSNFTEIRAFLHNISAWPARVGDKLTLRYFVDLSEVISAGGSPSDLAVTMNYSQGAKVLPLKQWSGNIYYVTVDFTGTLIYPGGQSAYRKEAQFRIATPAGIPWNPTNDPSYKNLTSTAARTSYIPVYDNGVRIFGSEPGPVTSDTIPPAPPVGLLASAANPTQINLRWTANTESDLASYNVYRSTTSGFTPSASNRIATGVTANTYADTGLSASTTYYYKLAAVDTSGNESSASSQSSATTSAPDSTPPAAPAGLLATAASSSQINLTWTAGTEADLKGYNVYRSTTSGFTPSASNRIASGVTTASYASTGLNASTPYYFKLTAVDTSGNESSASVEASATTQQAPASSLSVLYRDADSNSPANNQIRPHLKIANGGTASVPASELKVRYYFTPDSGESVQVACDYAVLGCANITSTVVALSTPKTGATHYVELGFTSGAGSIAAGRDTGEIQIRFNKSNWSNFDETNDYSFDPTKTSFAASSKMTVFRGGVLVWGNEP; encoded by the coding sequence ATGATGCGCAAGCATTTACTGGCTACACCCGCCGCACTCCTGATGGGCTTTACGTCCGTCGTGAGTCCGCTGGCCGTGCACGCGGAGACGTTCAACTACGGCGAGGCCTTGCAGAAATCCATCTGGTTCTACGAGGCCCAGCGCTCGGGTCCATTGCCCGCCACCAACCGGGTGAGCTGGCGCGGAAACTCCGGCATGCGGGACGGCGCCGACGTGGGCAAGGACCTGACGGGCGGTTGGTACGACGCCGGAGATCACGTCAAGTTCGGCCTTCCCATGGCCGCCAGCGCGACCCTGCTGGCCTGGTCCGTCTATGAATATGGGGATGGGTATCAGCAGAGCGGACAGCTGAACGCCATCCTGGACAACCTGCGCTGGGTCAACGACTACTTCATCAAGGCTCATACCGCTCCGAATGAGCTCTATGGCCAGGTGGGCCACGGCGGCACGGATCACGCCTGGTGGGGAGCGGCCGAGGTGATGCAGATGGCCCGGCCCGCCTACAAGATCGACGCCTCCTGTCCGGGCTCGGATCTGGCCGGTGAGACGGCCGCCGCCATGGCCGTCTCCTCCATCGTGTTCAGGGCGTCCGACCCGGCCTACTCGGCCACCCTGCTGACGCATGCCCGGCAGCTCTTCTCCTTCGCGGACACCTACCGGGGCAAGTACTCGGACTGCATCACGGACGCGCAGTCCTACTACAACTCCTGGAGCGGCTATTGGGACGAGCTGAGCTGGGCCGCCGCCTGGCTGTACCTGGCCACCAACGAGAGCAGCTACCTGACGAAGGCCGAGGGCTATACCTCCTACTGGGGCTCCGAGGGACAGTCTTCCAACTGGAGCTACAAGTGGACGCAGAACTGGGATGACAAGCACTTCGGTGCCCAGCTGCTGCTCGCCCGTCTGACGGGGAAGGCTGTCTACAAGTCTTCCATGGAGCGGAACCTGGATTACTGGTCCACCGGCTACAACAACGAGCGGGTCCGCTATACCCCTGGCGGACTGGCCTGGTTGGATCAGTGGGGCAGCCTGCGCTACGCGGCGAACGCCTCGTTCCTGGCCTTCGTGTACTCCGACGACATCGCCGACAGCGATCCCTCCCGGTCCACGCGCTACCGTGACTTCGCCTCCCGGCAGCTCCGCTACATGCTCGGGGAGAACCCCCGGAACTCGAGCTACGTGGTGGGCTTCGGTGTGAATCCTCCCCGCAACCCGCACCACCGCACCGCGCACGGCGCCTGGGCCGACTCCCTCTCCAGCCCCGCCGAGAGCCGGCACATCCTGTACGGCGCCCTGGTCGGCGGTCCGGACGCGTCGGATGCCTACGTGGACGACCGCTCCAACTACGTCTCGAACGAGGTCGCCACGGACTACAACGCCGCCTTCACCGGTGCGCTGGCGAAGATGTACCTCCTCTATGGCGGCACGCCCGATCCCTCCTTCCCCCAGAGGGAGACGCCCAACACCGACGAGTTCTACGTGGAGGCCGGCATCAACGTGTCCGGTTCCAACTTCACGGAGATCCGGGCGTTTCTCCACAACATCTCCGCCTGGCCGGCCCGCGTGGGCGACAAGCTCACCTTGCGGTACTTCGTCGACCTCTCCGAGGTCATCTCGGCTGGTGGTTCGCCCTCGGACCTGGCCGTCACCATGAACTACAGCCAGGGTGCGAAGGTCCTGCCGCTCAAGCAGTGGTCCGGAAACATCTATTACGTCACGGTCGACTTCACCGGCACGCTGATCTACCCCGGTGGACAGTCCGCGTACCGCAAGGAGGCCCAGTTCCGCATCGCCACCCCGGCGGGCATCCCCTGGAACCCGACCAACGACCCGTCCTACAAGAACCTGACCTCCACCGCGGCCAGGACTTCCTACATCCCGGTGTATGACAATGGCGTCCGGATCTTCGGCTCCGAGCCGGGTCCCGTCACGAGCGACACGATTCCTCCCGCGCCCCCGGTCGGTCTGTTGGCCTCCGCCGCCAATCCGACGCAGATCAACCTCCGCTGGACCGCGAACACGGAGTCCGACCTGGCGAGCTACAATGTCTATCGCTCCACGACCAGCGGCTTCACACCCTCCGCCTCCAATCGGATCGCCACCGGCGTCACCGCGAACACCTATGCAGACACGGGTCTGAGCGCCTCGACCACCTACTATTACAAGCTCGCGGCCGTCGACACGTCCGGCAACGAGTCCTCCGCTTCCTCCCAGTCCTCCGCGACCACGTCCGCCCCGGACAGCACGCCGCCGGCCGCTCCAGCGGGCCTGCTGGCCACCGCTGCCAGCTCCAGCCAGATCAACCTGACCTGGACCGCCGGCACCGAGGCCGATCTGAAGGGCTACAACGTCTACCGCTCCACGACGAGCGGCTTCACTCCCTCCGCCTCCAACCGGATCGCCAGCGGTGTCACGACGGCCTCCTACGCCAGCACCGGCCTGAATGCCTCGACCCCCTACTATTTCAAGCTCACGGCGGTCGATACGTCTGGCAACGAGTCTTCCGCGTCCGTGGAGGCCTCCGCGACCACGCAGCAGGCCCCCGCGTCCAGCCTCTCGGTCCTGTACCGCGATGCCGACTCCAACTCGCCGGCCAACAATCAGATCCGACCGCACCTCAAGATCGCCAATGGTGGCACGGCCAGCGTTCCCGCCAGCGAGCTGAAGGTCCGCTACTACTTCACGCCGGACTCCGGGGAATCGGTCCAGGTCGCGTGTGACTACGCCGTCCTGGGCTGCGCCAACATCACCTCCACCGTGGTGGCGCTGTCCACGCCCAAGACGGGTGCCACGCATTACGTCGAGCTCGGCTTCACCTCCGGTGCCGGTTCGATCGCCGCCGGCCGCGACACCGGCGAAATCCAGATCCGTTTCAACAAGAGCAACTGGTCCAACTTCGACGAAACCAATGACTACTCGTTCGACCCCACCAAGACCTCGTTCGCCGCCTCGAGCAAGATGACCGTGTTCCGCGGTGGCGTCCTGGTCTGGGGCAACGAGCCTTGA
- a CDS encoding glycoside hydrolase family 48 protein — translation MYFDSRSVKSAVKHALCLMVAVAAPAQAVAATSKPVPTTLARALAGESTYTQRFLEQYNKIKDPANGYFSSKGVPYHSVETLMVEAPDHGHETTSEAYSYWLWLEAEYGHVTGDWAPFNAAWANMEKYIIPAQADQPTNSFYQANKPATYAGEWDLPSQYPSPLRSDVAVGNDPIAGELQSTYGNSNIYGMHWLLDVDNWYGYGRCGDGTTSPSYINTFQRGSQESVWETVPHPSCDNFAWGKSGQGFLSLFTGDANYSRQWRYTNAPDADARAVQAAYWAYVWAREQGKEAEVAEAVKKAAKMGDYLRYAMFDKYFKRIGQCIGETACPAGSGKNSMHYLMSWYYSWGGALDSSAGWAWRIGSSHNHFGYQNPMAAYVLSNTSFLRPQSATGAADWATSLQRQIEFYTWLQSAEGGIAGGATNSWNGRYGQPTSTSTFYGMYYDWQPVYHDPPSNQWFGFQAWSVQRVAEYYYVTGDAKAKKVLDKWVAWASQHTKLTADGKYQIPSTLQWSGEPDTWNPTNPGTNSNLHVTVVDYTTDVGVAAGYARTLVFYAAKSGNAAAKTLAKELLDRMWANYQTPKGVAVPEKREDYKRFDDAYNPTTGDGVYVPSGWSGTNAQGAAINSNSTFISLRPKYQQDPDWPKVQSYLAGGPVPEFTYHRFWAQADIAMAMADYGRLLEGGSTSAAIVASSSDLNVAEGGSTSFLVSLSAAPTSNVTVSITKASGDADLFLSSSATLTFTPSNWNVGQTVTIGAGEDADMTHGTSLFRLAASGYTGVSVNATEIDNDIPPPATCALTVDTSNDWGSGHVGRIILQNSGTQPISNWKVSWTATNDFTLANYWNGLFTKSGRSVVVTPQGNSTVPANSSIEAGFVANYSGAKPVPSGVSVEGQNCTITVK, via the coding sequence ATGTATTTCGACTCGCGTTCCGTCAAATCGGCAGTGAAACACGCTCTCTGCCTGATGGTAGCCGTTGCCGCGCCCGCACAAGCCGTTGCCGCCACCTCCAAGCCCGTGCCCACCACGCTGGCCAGGGCGCTCGCCGGGGAATCTACCTATACGCAGCGCTTCCTCGAGCAGTACAACAAGATCAAGGACCCGGCGAATGGGTACTTCAGCTCCAAGGGCGTGCCCTACCACTCCGTGGAGACGCTGATGGTCGAGGCTCCGGACCATGGGCACGAGACCACCTCGGAGGCCTACAGCTACTGGCTGTGGCTGGAGGCGGAGTATGGCCATGTGACGGGTGACTGGGCGCCCTTCAACGCCGCCTGGGCCAACATGGAGAAGTACATCATCCCGGCGCAGGCGGATCAGCCGACCAACTCGTTCTACCAGGCGAACAAGCCTGCCACGTACGCCGGGGAGTGGGATCTGCCCAGCCAGTATCCTTCCCCCCTGCGCTCGGATGTGGCGGTCGGAAATGATCCGATCGCGGGTGAGCTGCAGTCGACGTATGGCAACAGCAACATCTACGGCATGCACTGGTTGCTGGACGTCGACAACTGGTATGGGTACGGCCGCTGTGGCGATGGGACGACCTCGCCGTCGTACATCAACACCTTCCAGCGCGGCTCGCAGGAGTCGGTGTGGGAGACGGTTCCGCATCCCTCTTGCGACAACTTCGCCTGGGGCAAGTCGGGGCAGGGCTTCCTGAGCCTCTTCACGGGAGATGCCAACTACTCCCGGCAGTGGCGCTACACCAACGCGCCGGACGCGGACGCCCGCGCCGTGCAGGCTGCCTACTGGGCCTATGTCTGGGCGAGGGAGCAGGGCAAGGAGGCGGAGGTCGCCGAGGCCGTCAAGAAGGCGGCCAAGATGGGTGACTACCTGCGCTACGCGATGTTCGACAAGTATTTCAAGCGCATCGGCCAGTGCATCGGTGAGACCGCGTGTCCCGCGGGCTCCGGCAAGAACAGCATGCACTACCTGATGTCCTGGTACTACTCGTGGGGTGGTGCGCTGGACTCGAGCGCTGGCTGGGCCTGGCGCATCGGCTCGAGCCACAACCACTTCGGGTATCAGAACCCGATGGCGGCCTACGTCCTGAGCAACACGTCGTTCCTGCGGCCCCAGTCCGCGACCGGAGCCGCCGACTGGGCGACGAGCTTGCAGCGCCAGATCGAGTTCTACACGTGGCTGCAGTCGGCCGAGGGAGGCATCGCGGGTGGTGCCACCAACAGCTGGAACGGGCGCTACGGGCAGCCGACCAGCACGTCGACCTTCTACGGTATGTATTACGACTGGCAGCCCGTGTACCACGACCCGCCGAGCAACCAGTGGTTCGGCTTCCAGGCCTGGTCGGTGCAGCGCGTGGCGGAGTACTACTACGTCACGGGTGATGCCAAGGCCAAGAAGGTGCTCGACAAGTGGGTGGCCTGGGCCAGCCAGCACACGAAGCTCACCGCGGATGGCAAGTACCAGATTCCGAGCACCCTGCAGTGGTCGGGCGAGCCGGACACCTGGAATCCCACCAACCCGGGCACCAACAGCAACCTGCACGTGACGGTGGTGGACTACACCACCGACGTGGGTGTCGCCGCCGGCTACGCGCGCACGCTGGTGTTCTACGCCGCCAAGAGCGGCAACGCGGCCGCCAAGACCCTGGCCAAGGAGCTGCTCGACCGCATGTGGGCGAACTACCAGACGCCCAAGGGCGTGGCCGTCCCCGAGAAGCGCGAGGACTACAAGCGCTTCGACGATGCCTACAACCCGACCACGGGTGACGGCGTCTACGTCCCGTCGGGCTGGTCCGGGACGAACGCCCAGGGCGCGGCGATCAACTCCAACTCGACGTTCATCAGCCTGCGTCCGAAGTACCAGCAGGATCCGGACTGGCCGAAGGTGCAGAGCTACCTGGCGGGTGGCCCGGTGCCCGAGTTCACCTACCACCGCTTCTGGGCCCAGGCGGACATCGCGATGGCCATGGCGGACTACGGACGGCTGCTGGAGGGCGGCTCCACGTCGGCGGCCATCGTGGCCTCGTCGAGCGACCTGAACGTGGCCGAGGGTGGCTCCACGAGCTTCCTGGTGAGCCTGTCCGCGGCGCCGACGAGCAATGTCACGGTCTCCATCACCAAGGCCTCCGGTGACGCGGATCTGTTCCTGTCCTCCTCGGCCACGCTGACCTTCACGCCTTCCAACTGGAACGTGGGTCAGACCGTCACCATCGGGGCGGGCGAGGACGCGGACATGACCCACGGCACCTCTCTGTTCCGGCTGGCCGCGAGCGGCTACACGGGCGTGTCGGTCAACGCGACGGAGATCGACAATGACATCCCGCCTCCCGCCACCTGCGCGCTGACCGTGGATACCAGCAATGACTGGGGCTCCGGTCACGTCGGTCGGATCATCCTGCAGAACTCGGGCACGCAGCCGATCTCCAACTGGAAGGTCAGCTGGACGGCCACCAATGACTTCACGCTGGCCAACTACTGGAACGGGCTCTTCACGAAGTCGGGCCGCTCGGTCGTGGTGACGCCGCAGGGGAACTCGACGGTTCCCGCCAACAGCAGCATCGAGGCTGGCTTCGTGGCGAACTACAGCGGGGCGAAGCCGGTGCCCAGCGGTGTGAGCGTGGAAGGCCAGAACTGCACCATCACCGTGAAGTGA
- a CDS encoding ABC transporter ATP-binding protein yields MHGVRLESVRKTYGSLVIIDKLDLQIEDGEFLVLLGPSGCGKSTLLNMIAGLEPVTEGRIWMGGRDVTGLEPDERDIAMVFQSYALYPNMTVRKNIGFGLKMRKVPDAEIDRKVDTAARLLRIEHLLDRRPANLSGGQQQRVAIGRALVREPSVFLFDEPLSNLDAKLRADMRVELKKLHERLGRTMVYVTHDQIEAMTMATRIVVLEQGRVQQCDKPEVIYDRPANRFVASFVGAPTMNFLDGRLTRNGDGLALACRDAVIPLPGLEGPSGLAEGRPIVLGLRPEHVLTAEAGGAGTIQAVPLMSEPTGPDMFVRMALGGSEITARMSSGEKVERNAPLPIRIDGRRVSLFSPDDGARLA; encoded by the coding sequence ATGCATGGCGTCAGACTCGAATCCGTTCGCAAGACCTATGGCTCGCTCGTCATCATCGACAAGCTCGATCTGCAGATCGAAGACGGCGAGTTCCTGGTGTTGCTCGGGCCGTCGGGCTGCGGCAAGTCCACCCTGCTCAACATGATCGCGGGCCTCGAGCCGGTGACGGAGGGCCGCATCTGGATGGGGGGCCGTGATGTGACCGGGCTCGAGCCGGACGAGCGCGACATCGCGATGGTGTTCCAGTCCTATGCGCTCTATCCGAACATGACGGTGCGCAAGAACATCGGGTTCGGCCTCAAGATGCGCAAGGTTCCCGATGCGGAGATCGACCGAAAGGTCGATACCGCGGCGCGTCTGCTGCGCATCGAGCACCTGTTGGATCGCCGTCCGGCCAACCTGTCCGGAGGCCAGCAGCAGCGCGTCGCCATCGGCCGCGCGTTGGTGCGCGAGCCCTCGGTCTTCCTGTTCGATGAGCCGCTCAGCAACCTCGACGCCAAGCTGCGCGCCGACATGCGTGTCGAGCTCAAGAAGCTGCACGAGCGGCTGGGCCGCACCATGGTCTACGTCACGCATGACCAGATCGAGGCGATGACGATGGCCACGCGCATCGTCGTGCTCGAGCAGGGCAGGGTGCAGCAGTGCGACAAGCCCGAGGTCATCTACGACAGGCCCGCCAACCGCTTCGTCGCGTCCTTCGTTGGCGCGCCCACCATGAACTTCCTCGACGGGCGTCTGACCCGGAACGGGGACGGCCTGGCGCTCGCGTGCCGTGACGCGGTCATTCCGCTGCCCGGCCTGGAGGGCCCTTCGGGGCTGGCGGAGGGCCGCCCCATCGTGCTCGGCCTCCGGCCCGAGCACGTCCTGACCGCGGAGGCCGGCGGGGCCGGCACCATCCAGGCCGTGCCGTTGATGTCCGAGCCGACCGGGCCCGACATGTTCGTGCGGATGGCGCTCGGCGGCAGTGAGATCACGGCCCGCATGTCCAGCGGAGAGAAGGTGGAGCGCAATGCACCGCTGCCCATCCGCATCGACGGTCGGCGGGTCTCGCTGTTCTCGCCGGATGACGGCGCGCGTTTGGCCTAG
- a CDS encoding carbohydrate ABC transporter permease, whose product MRYQRFILYLLLSSAALAMLAPLFFMLSTSLKPMDEIRDGSLFALPHAPTLAAWGKAWSGACIGASCEGLSGQFANSFWIVLPSLFLSVGLGSLTGYALSSWRVPHANLLFGALLIGLFIPPQVTLYPMIVLMRELGLYGSVPGLVLVHVVWGLPFVTLLFRNFFQTVPGDLLKAARIDGAGFLATFWYVMLPLSLPVFAVAMILQFTYIWNDFLLGLTFSSPESQPVTVALNNLVGSQFGEQEYNLNMAATILTALPTVLVYLFSGRLFVRGIAAGAVKG is encoded by the coding sequence ATGCGCTACCAGCGATTCATCCTCTACCTCCTGCTGTCCTCCGCCGCGCTGGCGATGCTGGCGCCGCTCTTCTTCATGCTCTCGACCTCGCTCAAGCCGATGGACGAGATTCGCGACGGGAGCCTGTTCGCTCTGCCCCATGCGCCGACGCTGGCCGCCTGGGGCAAGGCCTGGAGCGGCGCCTGTATCGGTGCTTCCTGCGAGGGGTTGTCGGGACAGTTCGCCAATTCCTTCTGGATCGTCCTGCCGTCGCTCTTCCTGTCCGTGGGGCTGGGCTCGCTGACGGGCTACGCGCTCAGCTCGTGGCGCGTTCCCCATGCCAACCTCCTGTTCGGCGCGCTCCTCATCGGCCTCTTCATTCCCCCACAGGTGACGCTCTATCCGATGATCGTGCTGATGCGCGAGCTCGGGCTGTACGGCTCGGTGCCCGGGCTGGTGCTGGTTCACGTCGTCTGGGGTCTGCCCTTCGTCACGCTGTTGTTCCGCAATTTCTTCCAGACCGTGCCCGGGGATCTGCTCAAGGCCGCGCGGATCGACGGCGCCGGCTTCCTTGCCACCTTCTGGTACGTGATGCTGCCGCTGTCCCTGCCGGTCTTCGCCGTCGCGATGATCCTGCAGTTCACCTACATCTGGAATGACTTCCTGTTGGGGCTGACCTTCAGCAGCCCGGAGAGCCAACCGGTGACCGTGGCGCTGAACAACCTGGTCGGCTCGCAGTTCGGCGAACAGGAATACAACCTCAACATGGCCGCGACCATCCTGACGGCGCTGCCGACCGTGCTCGTCTATCTCTTCTCTGGCCGTCTCTTCGTGCGCGGCATCGCGGCCGGCGCCGTCAAGGGCTGA